GGCCCCCGTCGAGCACGACGCCGAGCCCGAGCGCGTCGAGCGGCGCCTCGCCTTCGCCGCCGCTCCCGCGGGCCCCGATCCATCGTGCCCCGACCCATCGCGCCAGCGCGCGTGGGCCATCCGCGGGCGCCGCCTCCGTCGCCGCCACCGGCTCCACCGACAGCAGCGCCCAGCTCTCCATGAGCCTCGCGGCCGCGTCGGGGCCGCCACGCCGGACGACCAGCACCGCCCCCTCGCGGAGGGGGAACACGTCCGCGCTCGCGTCGCCGCCCAGCCGCGCGACCCAGCGCCCGCCGAGGCTGGCCGCGCGGCCGACGTGGGGCTGCCAGCTGGCCACCGCGGCCGACGGCGCGTCGCCCACCTCGAGGCGCGATCGCTGCCCGGCCCGTGGGGATCGCGTCGCGCGATCGCGGCTCGCCAGGGGGACGTCCCCGAAGGTCTCGCCGACCGCGTCGCGGAGCGCGCCGGCCTCGACGTCGCCGACCGCGACCAGCAGCGCGCGGCCACGACCGAAGTGCTGGCCGAGGAAGCGTGCGACCGCCTCGGGCGACGCCTCCTCGCTCGGGCCGAGCGGATCGACCGGCCCCTCGGTCAGCGCCGCGAGCGCGAGCGCGTCCGCGCGCCGCGTCGGGCTCACCGCCGCCCGGCGGCTGTCGACCAGGCGGCGTCGCGCGGAGGCGAGCGCCTCGGGATCCACCTCCCGGGTGCCCAGCGCAGCGGCGAGCGCAGCCAGGCAGCCGCGCAGCGCCTCGCGTCGGCAGGGCGTCGACAGCTCGATTCCGTCCGCGAGCACGCGCGCCTCGAGCGTCGTCCCCGCGGTGGCCACCCACGCGCCGAGCGCGGCGGCCTCGAGCGGCGCCGCGTCCCGCGCCCCGGCGTCGACCCAGAGCGAGAGCCAGACGCGCCCCTCGGTCGGCCGCGCGATCACCCGCAGCTGCACGCCGGCCGCCTCGTCCTGGACGCCCTCCGTGCTCGGGTGCGCGGGAGGAGCGGTGGGCGCGCTGCCGCACGCGGCGAGCGTCAGCCAGCCGAGGAAGAGGAGCCGACGGATCATGAGCGCGGCTCGGTCCCGCGGAGGAGGCGGCCGATGTTGTCGCGGTGTCGCCAGACGACGACGCCGAGGATCGCGGCCGTCATCGCGCTCCTCGGGGACACGCCGAGCAGCGCGTGGCTGACCGCCGCGCCGGCCAGCGCGCCGCCGAGCGATCCCACGCTGGCGCGCCCGCTCGCCTTCTTGAGCGCGACGTACGAGACCAGCGCCACCGCGCCCGCGGGAGGCACGAGGGCCAGCATCACGCCCGCCGCCGTCGCCGCCCCCTTGCCGCCGCGGAGGCGGTGCCAGACCGGGTAGCAGTGGCCGACCACCGCCGCGACGCCGGTCGCCGCCGTCCACGGGTCGTCGGGCCCGAGCAGCGCGCGCGCGACCAGGGCCGGCGCCGCGCCCTTCGCCGCGTCGAGCGCGAGCACCGCGCGGCCGGTCTTCTTGCCCAGCACGCGGCCGACGTTGGTCGCCCCGACGTTGCCGCTGCCTTCTCCGCGCAGGTCCGCGCCCGCCCGCCGCGCGGCGAGCAGACCGAAGGAGATGGAGCCGAGCGCGTAGGCGCCGGCGGTGAGCGCCGCTCCGAGCACCGCGAGAGGGTAGTTCGCGGTTGACCGGCCGCCAGCCGACGGCGCAAGGTCGCCCCATGCGCCGCGCGCTCACCCTCACTCTCCTGCCGGGTCTCTTCGCGCTCGCCGCCTGCGACGGGGGGAGCGACCCGGTCGACGCCGGCTCCGACTCGGGGGCGGGTCCCGCCGTCGTGCTCACGGTGCACGCCTTCGAGCAGACCGACGGGCTGATGGGCAACGTGGGGCGCGTGACGCCGACGACCGGCAACGTCTTCTATGCGCTCGACATCACCCTCGAGGCGCGCCGCGCGGGGCCCCTCCCGGTCGCGCCCATCGCGTTCAACCTCACGCTGAGCGACGGCATGATCATCCGGGGCGACTCCTCGACCAACGACGTCGCCGACGGGTGCTCGAGCCGCAACGTGCCGGAGGGCGAGAGCACGAGCTGCAAGGTCGTCTTCGAGCTGCTCGAGGGGAGCGCGGCGCCCGAGACGCTGGAGTGGACGGACGGCGCGCGCCGCGCGGTCGCCCTCGTGCCCACCTGAAGACGCAAAACGGGCGCCCCCCGGAGGAGACGCCCGCAGACGCGAGTGAGACGAGACGGTTCAGGCGGCGGCGACGAGGGGCTCGAGGGCCTTCTGCAGGCGGCAGCGGATCTTGTGCTTCTTCGAGTAGACCGTCTTGACCGAGATCTCCATCTCCTCGGCGATCTCCTCGGGGGTCAGGCCGTCGACGTAGTAGAGGCGGACGAAGTCGCGGTCCTTCTCGGAGAAGGTGCCGAGCACCTCGTTGACCACCGCCCAGCGCTCCTTCTCGAGCACGTCCTCGAAGGGGCTGTCGTCGATGGAGCCGATCTGCTCGGCGTCGGCGAGGGTGGTGGTCTGCGGCTGGCGCGCCACGCCGCGGAGGTAGTCCCAGGCGCAGTTGGTGGCGAGCATGCCCACCCAGCTCGAGAGCTTGTTGCCGCGCTCCGGGTCGAAGGTGCGGAGCTTGTGCATGTTCCGCTTGTTCAGGCTGAGCAGGAACATCGCGTAGATCTCGCGGACGTCCTCGCTCGTGATGCTGCCCGGGAAGCGGCTCGTGACCTTGTGGATGCAGCGGTAGATGAGGCGGTCGTAGCGGCGGTGGAACTCGCGCCAGGCGGTCCCGTTGCGGAGGAGCATCCGGGTGAGGAGCTCGGCCTCGGTCCAGTCGGCGGCGGTGGGGGTGGAGAGGGTCTGGGTCTGGGTCTGCGTCATGTTGGTCTTCCTCGTCTCGATTGCGTCTCGGCTCCTCCCTGAGCACTGGCCGTGCCAGCGATCGGAGCTGTCGAGATCATTGAGGAAAACGGTTGTGTGACGCTTCGCGGGCCGGAGATCGTAACAGTTGGCGGGGGGGTGTTACGGTGCACCGAGAGCGGCGGCTGTTACGCTGTTACGCTCGAAAGCTTCCTCTCGAAATGCCGTTTGGGACGGGAACCCGTCGCCCCGTTCGTTGTCGGCCAGAAGCGATGCACAAGAACGCCCTCCCACTCGCCTTCGCCTCCCTCCTCGTCGCCTGCGGCGGGGCCACGCCACGCCCGGCCGTCCCCGGCAGCGGCGACACGGTCTCCATGGAAGAGATGCGCATCGTCGCCGGGCGCGACGACGACGGCTCGCTCGTCTTCGACAGCTACGACGCCGGCCAGCTCTTCGAGCGCGGCACGGAGCTGCTCAACGCGGGGCGATGCCGCGAAGCGGTGTCGACCTACTACGACCGCCTCGTGCGCGAGTTCCCGAGCAGCCGCTACGTCGGCGCGGCCCTCTACAACTCGGGCCTCTGCCTCCACGAGGGCGGCGAGCTCGAGGCGAGCATTCCTTACTATCAGGGAGTGCTCGAGCGGGCCGCGGCGGGCCGGGACGCCAAGCACGCGGGGCTCCAGCTCGCGCAGGTGCTGGTGAAC
The genomic region above belongs to Sandaracinaceae bacterium and contains:
- a CDS encoding glycerol-3-phosphate acyltransferase encodes the protein MLGAALTAGAYALGSISFGLLAARRAGADLRGEGSGNVGATNVGRVLGKKTGRAVLALDAAKGAAPALVARALLGPDDPWTAATGVAAVVGHCYPVWHRLRGGKGAATAAGVMLALVPPAGAVALVSYVALKKASGRASVGSLGGALAGAAVSHALLGVSPRSAMTAAILGVVVWRHRDNIGRLLRGTEPRS
- a CDS encoding sigma-70 family RNA polymerase sigma factor, with protein sequence MTQTQTQTLSTPTAADWTEAELLTRMLLRNGTAWREFHRRYDRLIYRCIHKVTSRFPGSITSEDVREIYAMFLLSLNKRNMHKLRTFDPERGNKLSSWVGMLATNCAWDYLRGVARQPQTTTLADAEQIGSIDDSPFEDVLEKERWAVVNEVLGTFSEKDRDFVRLYYVDGLTPEEIAEEMEISVKTVYSKKHKIRCRLQKALEPLVAAA